The window TTTTGGATTGGTGAGGCGCCTACAGATCCTGGAATACCTGACAGACACTCAACACCACTTAATCCTTGTTTAACGACATATTCTACAAATTGATCCCAAACAACACCTGCACCTACTTCATACAGAACTTCTGATTCGTTTGCATCCAAACATCTGATCCCGGGAATTTGGATTAAAAAAATGGCACCATAAAATCCATGATCTCGAAAAATAGTATTTGAACCACCACCTAAAATGACATAAGGAAGTTGATTCTTTTGGCAGAAGGTAAGTGCATCTTTTAGATCTTCTGTTGTTTTGATCGATATAAAATACTTAGCTTGGCCACCTAATCGAAATGTAGTCAACGGAGCCAATGGGATATTCTTTTGGACCAACATAGTTCCAATAAAAAGTTTCCGCAAAAATAGTAAGTAAGAAAATCTGTCTTATGAGTCGATCCAAACTGAAAGTTTACGAATATTCCGGCTGTAGCACATGCAGAAATGCGCTCAAATACTTAAATTCAAAAAAAATTCAATTTGAACAAATACCTATTCGGGAAACACCCCCATCTGTATCCGAACTTAAGAAAGCAAAACAATACTTAGGTGATATCAAAAAACTTTTGAATACTTCGGGAAAGGATTATAGGGAAGGAAATTGGAAGGAAAAATTGGCCAAACTCAGTGAAGACCAAATTTATAAATCCTTGTCGGAGAATGGAAACTTGGTCAAGCGACCATTTGTCGTAGGTGATGGTTGGTATTTGGTTGGATTTAAGGAAGAGGAATGGGGGGAAAGGTTTTAGGGGTGGGGTGAGTTGCGGAAATTGGTATCCCCGCCCTGATTAGGGTGGGGAACTAGACCCGCCACCCAATACGTCCTCTCTATCACATCCCCATTCCAAAAACAAATCTATACCTAAAAGAAAAATTTATTCTTCACAAAAGTTCATATTTGCTCTCGAATTACATCATATCCTGTATTGACTGCTTACTATTTTGATTTTTTT of the Leptospira biflexa serovar Patoc strain 'Patoc 1 (Paris)' genome contains:
- a CDS encoding Spx/MgsR family RNA polymerase-binding regulatory protein, with product MSRSKLKVYEYSGCSTCRNALKYLNSKKIQFEQIPIRETPPSVSELKKAKQYLGDIKKLLNTSGKDYREGNWKEKLAKLSEDQIYKSLSENGNLVKRPFVVGDGWYLVGFKEEEWGERF